A single genomic interval of Novosphingobium ginsenosidimutans harbors:
- the dinB gene encoding DNA polymerase IV — MAEPADEADFDDAPGQGLRKIIHVDMDAFYASVEQRDDPALRGKPVAVGGDGPRGVLTTCSYEARKFGCRSAMPSVTAKRLCPQLIFVRPRFPVYTAVSHQIRDIFRDYTPLVEPLSLDEAYLDVTADVKGIGSATRIAELIRARIKAETGLTASAGVSYNKFIAKLASDQNKPDGICVVRPGEGAAFVAAMPVKRFHGIGPRGAERMKQLGIETGADLAAKDIYFLREHFGSQADYLYRAARGIDLRQVKADRARKSVGAERTFDHDISSGAALREQLERIVGLTWDRIERSRSEGRTVTLKLKLKDFTGLTRARSLPKPVRDRNQFAEIGHALLEELLPLPQPVRLMGLTLSQLIEDEPEAPALVRSASQLSLF; from the coding sequence ATGGCCGAACCCGCCGACGAGGCTGATTTTGACGATGCGCCCGGACAGGGGCTGCGCAAGATCATCCATGTCGACATGGACGCCTTCTATGCCAGCGTCGAACAGCGCGACGACCCCGCGCTACGCGGCAAGCCCGTGGCGGTCGGCGGCGATGGGCCGCGCGGCGTGCTGACCACCTGTTCCTACGAGGCGCGCAAGTTCGGCTGCCGCTCGGCCATGCCCTCGGTCACTGCCAAACGGCTCTGCCCGCAGCTGATTTTCGTGCGCCCGCGCTTTCCCGTTTACACCGCCGTCTCGCACCAGATCCGTGACATCTTCCGTGACTATACCCCGCTGGTCGAGCCGTTATCGCTGGATGAAGCCTATCTGGATGTCACCGCCGATGTGAAGGGCATCGGCTCGGCCACTCGCATTGCCGAGCTGATCCGCGCCCGGATCAAGGCCGAGACCGGACTGACCGCCAGCGCAGGCGTCTCCTACAACAAGTTCATCGCCAAGCTGGCGAGCGATCAGAACAAGCCAGACGGTATCTGCGTAGTCCGCCCCGGTGAAGGTGCAGCCTTTGTTGCCGCCATGCCGGTCAAGCGTTTTCATGGCATCGGCCCGCGCGGCGCCGAGCGGATGAAGCAGCTGGGGATCGAGACCGGCGCTGACCTGGCCGCCAAGGACATCTACTTCCTGCGCGAGCATTTCGGCAGCCAGGCCGATTACCTTTACCGCGCCGCCCGCGGGATCGACCTGCGCCAGGTCAAGGCCGACCGGGCACGCAAGTCGGTCGGGGCCGAGCGGACTTTCGATCACGACATTTCCTCTGGCGCAGCGCTGCGCGAACAGCTTGAGCGGATCGTCGGCCTGACTTGGGACCGGATCGAGCGCAGCCGGTCCGAAGGCCGAACCGTGACCCTGAAGCTCAAGCTCAAGGACTTCACCGGCCTGACCCGCGCCCGCTCGCTCCCCAAGCCGGTGCGGGACCGCAACCAATTTGCCGAGATCGGGCATGCCCTGCTCGAGGAACTGCTGCCCTTGCCGCAGCCCGTCCGGCTGATGGGGCTGACGCTGTCGCAACTGATCGAGGACGAGCCTGAAGCACCCGCCTTGGTCAGGTCGGCGAGCCAACTCTCGCTGTTCTGA
- a CDS encoding RlmE family RNA methyltransferase, whose protein sequence is MSRSGRPAGERLKTGKGRTASSTRWLTRQLNDPYVKASKDAGWRSRAAFKLIELDQKFALLKNAHRVVDLGVAPGGWSQVVRKQAPKAAVVGIDLLETEPLEGVTLFQMDFMDDAAPALLVEALGGAPDLVISDMAANTVGHKATDHLRTMGLVETAAHFAIENLALGGAFIAKVLAGGTDTELLALLKRHFTTVKHAKPPASRKDSSEWYVIAQGFKG, encoded by the coding sequence ATGAGCCGTTCGGGCCGCCCTGCCGGTGAACGGCTCAAGACCGGCAAAGGGCGGACCGCCAGCTCGACCCGCTGGCTGACCCGCCAACTCAACGATCCCTATGTGAAAGCCTCCAAGGATGCCGGCTGGCGCAGCCGCGCCGCCTTCAAGCTGATCGAGCTCGACCAGAAGTTTGCCCTGCTCAAGAACGCCCATCGGGTGGTCGATCTCGGCGTGGCCCCCGGCGGGTGGAGCCAGGTGGTGCGCAAGCAGGCCCCCAAAGCTGCAGTGGTTGGGATCGATCTGTTGGAAACCGAGCCGCTGGAAGGCGTGACCCTGTTCCAGATGGACTTCATGGACGATGCCGCGCCCGCCCTGCTGGTAGAGGCGCTGGGCGGCGCGCCGGACCTGGTGATCTCGGACATGGCCGCCAATACCGTTGGCCACAAGGCCACCGACCACCTGCGGACCATGGGCCTGGTCGAGACCGCCGCGCACTTTGCGATAGAAAACCTTGCACTTGGCGGGGCCTTCATCGCCAAGGTCCTGGCGGGCGGCACGGATACCGAGCTGCTGGCCCTGCTCAAGCGCCACTTCACGACGGTGAAGCACGCCAAGCCGCCGGCGAGCCGCAAGGATTCGTCCGAGTGGTACGTGATCGCCCAGGGCTTCAAGGGCTGA
- a CDS encoding c-type cytochrome, whose translation MDDRFNTIAGWTLFSGVVALGLASLSSHYFRATKENRPEKMGYAIEGVVQEGEGGAAAVPLETLLASADAAKGEATFKKCASCHTITPGGANGIGPNLHAVMGEGVAQGRGGFAFSDALKSHGGKWDWATMDAWLKNPKAFAAGTKMSFAGIGDAAERANLLVYLNAQGSNLPLPAAPAAPAADAAAAPADAAAAPAEGAAAAPAAEPAKK comes from the coding sequence ATGGACGACCGTTTCAACACCATTGCCGGTTGGACGCTGTTTTCGGGCGTTGTTGCGCTTGGTCTCGCTTCGCTGAGCAGCCACTACTTCCGCGCGACCAAGGAAAACCGCCCTGAGAAGATGGGCTATGCGATCGAAGGCGTGGTCCAGGAAGGTGAAGGCGGCGCCGCTGCCGTGCCGCTGGAAACCCTGCTCGCCAGCGCCGATGCGGCCAAGGGTGAAGCCACTTTCAAGAAGTGCGCCTCGTGCCACACGATCACCCCGGGCGGTGCCAACGGCATCGGTCCGAACCTGCACGCCGTGATGGGTGAAGGCGTGGCCCAGGGCCGCGGCGGTTTTGCCTTCTCTGATGCGCTGAAGTCGCATGGCGGCAAGTGGGACTGGGCGACGATGGACGCCTGGCTCAAGAACCCCAAGGCCTTCGCCGCCGGCACCAAGATGAGCTTCGCCGGGATTGGCGATGCGGCTGAGCGCGCCAACCTGCTGGTCTATCTCAACGCCCAGGGTTCGAACCTGCCGCTGCCGGCCGCTCCGGCTGCCCCGGCCGCCGATGCTGCCGCCGCGCCGGCCGATGCCGCTGCGGCCCCGGCCGAAGGCGCTGCTGCCGCTCCGGCTGCGGAACCCGCCAAGAAGTAA
- the thiD gene encoding bifunctional hydroxymethylpyrimidine kinase/phosphomethylpyrimidine kinase, whose amino-acid sequence MKPPRILSIAGSDSSGGAGIQADIKTITMLGGFAMTAITAVTAQNTLGVTMVEALSPEMVGAQIDACVSDVGVDAVKIGMLGSPQIAAVVAERLELLDVPVVFDPVMIATSGSVLADAATIAGFERLMKLAALTTPNVPELQALGGPEGMAARGIAYLAKGGDAEGPTVEDVLVVPGAEPQVWSAPRIITRHTHGTGCTLSSAIATGLGAGLDLVAAIEQGRRFVRAALEAAPGFGSGSGPLGHQAVQSSS is encoded by the coding sequence GTGAAGCCCCCCCGCATCCTCTCCATTGCCGGTTCGGATTCATCCGGCGGCGCGGGGATCCAGGCCGACATCAAGACCATTACGATGCTGGGCGGATTTGCCATGACCGCGATCACAGCGGTGACGGCGCAGAACACGCTGGGTGTGACCATGGTCGAAGCTCTCTCGCCCGAGATGGTGGGCGCACAAATCGATGCCTGCGTCAGCGATGTGGGCGTCGATGCGGTCAAGATCGGGATGCTGGGCTCGCCCCAGATCGCCGCCGTGGTGGCTGAGCGGCTGGAATTGCTGGACGTGCCGGTGGTGTTCGATCCCGTGATGATCGCGACCAGCGGCTCGGTCCTTGCCGATGCCGCAACAATCGCCGGGTTCGAACGGCTGATGAAGCTGGCGGCGCTCACCACGCCGAACGTTCCGGAGCTTCAGGCCCTTGGCGGGCCAGAAGGCATGGCAGCACGCGGCATTGCCTATCTCGCCAAGGGTGGCGACGCCGAGGGGCCGACAGTGGAGGACGTGCTGGTTGTGCCCGGCGCCGAGCCGCAGGTCTGGTCGGCGCCGCGCATCATCACCCGCCACACCCACGGCACCGGCTGCACCCTGTCGAGCGCGATCGCCACTGGCCTCGGCGCCGGACTGGACCTGGTTGCCGCCATCGAACAGGGCCGCCGTTTCGTTCGCGCTGCGCTTGAGGCCGCCCCCGGCTTCGGTTCAGGCAGCGGCCCGCTGGGCCATCAGGCGGTTCAATCGAGTTCGTAG
- a CDS encoding NUDIX domain-containing protein — MLRLIPRPLHRVLLVQAHRVRLVWWRIRKPLLLGCRVLAFDDEGRVLLVRHSYGSGRWMLPGGGIGRDESPVIAALRELAEETACALEDPRELAMIEEPLAGTVNRVHVITGRARGVPQGDGREIVAAEFFAPDALPPNLAEQLQRNLAEWIRTARVGSPT; from the coding sequence ATGCTTCGCCTGATTCCTCGGCCGCTACACCGGGTGCTGCTGGTCCAGGCGCACCGGGTGCGGCTGGTCTGGTGGCGGATCCGAAAGCCGCTCTTGCTCGGATGCCGGGTCCTGGCCTTCGACGATGAAGGGCGCGTGCTACTGGTCCGCCACTCCTATGGCAGCGGGCGCTGGATGTTACCCGGTGGCGGAATTGGCCGGGATGAATCGCCGGTGATTGCCGCGCTACGCGAACTGGCCGAGGAAACCGCCTGCGCGCTGGAAGACCCGCGCGAGCTGGCGATGATCGAGGAGCCGCTGGCCGGCACGGTCAACCGCGTCCATGTCATCACCGGCCGCGCGCGCGGCGTGCCGCAAGGCGACGGGCGCGAGATCGTGGCGGCGGAGTTTTTCGCCCCGGATGCCTTGCCCCCCAACCTGGCAGAGCAATTGCAGCGCAACCTGGCGGAGTGGATCAGAACAGCGAGAGTTGGCTCGCCGACCTGA
- a CDS encoding Ppx/GppA phosphatase family protein — protein MAENTPPAMREEAGQGFEPGQDQRGAPSPSEISPAMPNRQPDGRPGRIDPQGGGRDSLVHPRQSFAAIDLGTNNCRLLIARPQGENFVVVDAFSRVVRLGEGLAGSGRLSDAAMDRALGALHVCAEKLKRRRVHLARSVATEACRRAENGPDFIERVRRETGIALDIISAKEEARLAVLGCHILLEQGDGPAIIFDIGGGSTELVLVEQGDAPLPRIVDWMSVPWGVVSLTETCGVEPIDADGRAARYADMRRRVRESLAPFADRLAAMLEQHEGKTALRLLGTSGTVTTLASLHLDLPQYDRRAVDGLIVPAEAMRGISARLSSMPIPARRELACIGRERADLVVAGCAILETILDLWPADRLGVADRGIREGILRSLMASEGMAERTRAAMRRSKREGASR, from the coding sequence ATGGCGGAAAATACTCCGCCGGCCATGCGCGAGGAGGCAGGACAGGGGTTCGAACCCGGACAGGACCAGCGCGGTGCGCCCAGCCCTTCCGAAATCAGCCCCGCTATGCCCAACCGCCAGCCGGACGGCCGACCCGGACGAATCGACCCGCAGGGCGGCGGGCGCGATTCCTTGGTCCACCCGCGGCAAAGCTTTGCTGCGATTGATCTTGGCACCAACAATTGCCGCTTGCTGATTGCCCGCCCGCAGGGTGAGAACTTTGTCGTGGTCGATGCGTTCAGCCGCGTGGTCCGGCTGGGTGAAGGTCTGGCCGGGTCTGGTCGGCTCAGCGATGCGGCGATGGACCGGGCCCTGGGGGCGCTCCACGTCTGCGCCGAAAAGCTCAAGCGGCGGCGCGTCCACCTTGCCCGCTCGGTGGCGACTGAAGCCTGCCGGCGGGCCGAGAACGGCCCCGATTTTATCGAACGCGTCCGGCGGGAAACCGGGATCGCGCTGGACATTATCAGCGCCAAGGAAGAGGCGCGGCTGGCGGTCCTGGGTTGTCACATCCTGCTGGAACAGGGCGATGGCCCGGCGATCATCTTCGACATCGGCGGCGGTTCGACCGAGCTGGTGCTGGTCGAACAGGGCGATGCTCCGCTGCCGCGGATTGTCGACTGGATGAGCGTGCCCTGGGGCGTCGTCTCGCTGACCGAGACCTGCGGGGTCGAACCGATCGACGCCGATGGCCGCGCTGCCCGCTATGCCGACATGCGCCGCCGGGTGCGCGAAAGCCTTGCCCCCTTTGCCGACCGGCTGGCAGCCATGCTTGAACAGCACGAAGGCAAGACGGCGCTGCGCCTGCTTGGCACCAGCGGCACGGTCACGACGCTGGCCAGCCTTCATCTTGATCTGCCGCAATATGATCGCCGCGCGGTCGACGGTCTGATCGTGCCGGCCGAGGCGATGCGCGGTATTTCCGCGCGCCTGTCCTCAATGCCCATCCCGGCACGGCGCGAGCTGGCCTGCATCGGCCGCGAGCGCGCCGACCTGGTGGTAGCGGGCTGCGCGATCCTCGAGACGATCCTCGATCTGTGGCCGGCTGACCGGCTGGGCGTTGCAGATCGCGGCATCCGCGAAGGGATCCTGCGCAGCCTGATGGCTTCGGAAGGGATGGCGGAACGGACCCGCGCGGCCATGCGCCGCAGCAAGCGTGAAGGAGCAAGTCGATGA
- a CDS encoding glycerol-3-phosphate dehydrogenase has translation MQFDLAVIGGGVNGAGIARDAAGRGARVLLLEAGDLAQGTSSASTKLVHGGLRYLEHYEFALVRESLTEREALWAIAPHIIHPLRFVLPHVKGLRPRWLLRLGLFLYDHIGGRKHLPATRSINLHRHPAGAPLKGEFGPAFEYSDGWVDDARLVVLNALDAVAHGAEVHPRTPLTAARRVDGGWELETPHGRFTAAALVNAAGPAVLKVDGLLGEAPEYGMRLVRGSHIVVRKLFDHPYAYFFQLADGRIFFAIPYERDFTLIGTTDRDHTVGEPIVASEEEIAYLCEGASNYFKTPITPADVVWTYSGVRPLVDDGSGKPESATRGYRLDLSDKDAGAPLLSVYGGKITTYRHLAEEAVDLMAARLPALTGKAWTRSRPLPGGDFPLDGLEPLKATLTARYPFLDAGTVDRIARAYGTRAERWLNGAEGWQALGKSFGAGLTAAEVDFLRQEEWAASAEDILWRRTKLGLRLSAAEQKALADYLGG, from the coding sequence ATGCAGTTTGACCTGGCAGTGATCGGTGGCGGTGTGAACGGCGCGGGGATTGCGCGCGACGCGGCCGGACGCGGCGCAAGGGTGCTGCTGCTCGAAGCGGGTGACCTGGCGCAGGGCACATCGTCGGCTTCGACCAAGCTGGTGCACGGCGGCCTCCGCTATCTTGAGCATTACGAGTTTGCCCTGGTGCGTGAGAGCCTGACCGAGCGCGAGGCGCTGTGGGCAATCGCCCCGCACATCATCCATCCGCTGCGCTTTGTCCTGCCGCACGTGAAGGGCCTGCGCCCGCGTTGGCTGCTGCGGCTCGGGCTGTTCCTTTATGACCATATCGGTGGGCGCAAGCACCTGCCGGCGACCCGCTCGATCAACCTGCACCGCCATCCGGCCGGCGCGCCGCTCAAGGGCGAGTTCGGCCCGGCTTTCGAGTATTCGGACGGCTGGGTCGATGATGCGCGGTTGGTCGTGCTGAACGCCCTCGATGCGGTGGCGCACGGCGCAGAGGTCCACCCGCGCACGCCGCTGACGGCTGCCCGGCGCGTTGACGGGGGGTGGGAGCTAGAGACCCCGCATGGCCGTTTCACCGCCGCCGCGTTGGTCAACGCGGCTGGACCGGCCGTGCTCAAGGTCGATGGCCTGCTGGGCGAGGCGCCCGAATATGGCATGCGGTTGGTGCGCGGCTCGCACATCGTGGTCCGCAAGCTGTTCGATCATCCTTACGCCTACTTCTTCCAGCTCGCCGATGGCCGGATCTTCTTCGCGATTCCTTATGAGCGCGATTTCACGCTGATCGGCACGACCGACCGCGACCACACGGTGGGCGAACCGATTGTCGCCAGTGAAGAAGAAATCGCCTACCTTTGCGAAGGGGCGAGCAATTACTTCAAGACGCCGATTACCCCGGCGGACGTGGTCTGGACCTATTCGGGGGTGCGCCCGCTGGTCGACGATGGCTCGGGCAAGCCTGAATCGGCGACGCGCGGCTACCGGCTCGACCTCTCGGATAAGGACGCCGGTGCGCCCTTGCTCAGTGTCTATGGCGGCAAGATCACCACCTATCGCCACCTGGCTGAGGAAGCGGTCGATCTGATGGCCGCGCGCCTGCCAGCCCTGACGGGCAAGGCCTGGACCCGGTCGCGGCCGCTGCCCGGCGGCGACTTCCCGCTCGACGGGCTCGAACCGCTTAAGGCCACGCTAACCGCGCGCTATCCGTTCCTTGATGCCGGCACGGTCGACCGGATCGCGCGCGCCTATGGCACCCGGGCGGAGCGTTGGCTGAATGGCGCCGAAGGCTGGCAGGCGCTGGGCAAGAGCTTCGGCGCCGGGCTGACTGCGGCCGAGGTCGATTTCCTCCGCCAAGAGGAATGGGCGGCAAGCGCCGAAGATATCCTCTGGCGCCGGACCAAGCTGGGTCTGCGGCTCAGCGCGGCGGAGCAGAAAGCGCTCGCGGACTATCTCGGCGGTTGA
- a CDS encoding DUF1272 domain-containing protein — protein MLEMRPDCEKCGADLPAELPGAFICSFECTFCTECADDLDERCPNCGGELMDRPTRAKPLQAKYPPSTERKFKG, from the coding sequence GTGCTTGAGATGCGCCCCGATTGCGAGAAGTGCGGCGCGGACTTGCCGGCCGAACTCCCTGGCGCCTTCATCTGCAGCTTCGAATGCACCTTTTGCACCGAATGCGCCGATGATCTGGACGAGCGCTGCCCCAACTGCGGCGGGGAACTGATGGACCGGCCGACCCGTGCCAAACCGCTGCAGGCCAAGTATCCGCCCTCGACTGAGCGGAAGTTCAAGGGGTGA
- a CDS encoding TIGR00730 family Rossman fold protein, which translates to MTEPTEKRLSRRRFYKAEQEASFVESHLASTPQTRSPAYKLAFRDTDFLLREELRPVRFQLELLKCEMMLDEARIGSTLVCYGSARIPAPEEAEAALATATTPERKAVVERLVAKSKYYDEARQLGRIASECGVVEKGMRQFVVCSGGGPSIMEAANRGAADAGADTIGLNIVLPHEQAPNQYVTPDLAFQFHYFALRKMHFLLRARAVAVFPGGFGTLDEFMELLTLIQTGKMKPIPILLFGQEFWNKVINFQALAEEGVINFEDLNLFHWVETAEEAWSKIAAFYELD; encoded by the coding sequence ATGACCGAACCGACCGAAAAGCGGCTAAGCCGCCGCCGCTTCTACAAGGCCGAGCAGGAAGCCTCCTTCGTCGAATCGCACCTGGCGTCTACCCCGCAGACCCGCAGCCCGGCCTACAAGCTGGCCTTCCGCGACACCGATTTTCTGCTGCGCGAGGAGCTGCGCCCGGTCCGCTTCCAGCTGGAATTGCTGAAATGCGAGATGATGCTGGATGAGGCGCGGATCGGTTCGACCCTGGTCTGCTATGGCTCGGCCCGCATTCCGGCGCCCGAAGAGGCCGAAGCGGCGCTGGCAACCGCGACCACCCCCGAACGCAAGGCTGTGGTTGAACGGCTGGTCGCCAAGTCGAAATATTATGACGAGGCGCGCCAGCTCGGCCGGATCGCCAGTGAATGCGGCGTGGTTGAAAAGGGCATGCGCCAGTTCGTGGTCTGCTCGGGCGGCGGCCCTTCGATCATGGAAGCGGCCAACCGCGGCGCGGCCGATGCCGGGGCGGATACGATCGGTCTCAACATCGTCTTGCCGCATGAGCAGGCGCCCAACCAGTACGTCACGCCGGACCTGGCCTTCCAGTTCCACTACTTCGCGCTGCGCAAGATGCACTTCCTGCTCCGCGCCCGCGCGGTTGCCGTCTTCCCGGGCGGGTTCGGCACACTCGACGAGTTTATGGAGCTGCTCACCCTGATCCAGACCGGCAAGATGAAGCCGATCCCGATCCTGCTGTTTGGCCAGGAGTTCTGGAACAAGGTCATCAATTTCCAGGCCCTGGCCGAGGAAGGCGTGATCAATTTCGAGGACCTCAACCTGTTCCACTGGGTGGAAACCGCCGAGGAAGCCTGGTCAAAGATCGCCGCGTTCTACGAACTCGATTGA
- a CDS encoding acyl-CoA carboxylase subunit beta — protein sequence MSWARELEELRAREALAEAMGGPDKVARQHGRGKMDARARLAALVDPGSFREIGKIAGKGSYDAEGNLTGVLPAPFLFGKATINGRPVVATADDFTIRGGAADAGIGRKMEQAEKMAHELKLPIVRMIDGTGGGGSVKTLEMIGATYIPAVHMWGEVVKNLDTVPVVALALGPTAGLGAARIAASHYSVMVRGLSQIFAAGPAVVDAMGTAWKDEGSVNHEEAKEALGGSAIHTRNGVVDDEVASEAEAFARARHFLGFMPEYVGAPARRIESGDPAGRREEALLSLVPRGDKEVYSMRRAMDLVFDRGTVFEIGRAWGRAAITALARLDGWPVMVLASDPSFLGGSWDAKTSEKVERFVKLADLFRLPIVHLVDNPGFMIGREAEIAGTIRYGVQAMNAIYKATVPLASVVLRRAYGIAGSAMSNADTYQYRYCWPSGDWGSLPIAGGLEVAYKSEIEAAEDPAAELEAIRARLAKVTSPFRSAERFNVEDIIDPRDTRPLLCEFAELAWRRLGADQPPR from the coding sequence ATGAGCTGGGCCAGGGAACTTGAGGAATTGCGCGCCCGCGAGGCGCTGGCCGAAGCCATGGGCGGACCAGACAAGGTTGCGCGCCAGCACGGCCGCGGAAAGATGGATGCCCGCGCCCGGCTGGCGGCGCTGGTCGATCCAGGAAGCTTCCGCGAAATCGGCAAGATCGCCGGTAAGGGCTCCTACGACGCGGAAGGCAACCTGACCGGCGTGCTGCCCGCCCCGTTTCTGTTCGGCAAGGCCACGATCAATGGCCGCCCAGTGGTGGCGACAGCCGACGATTTCACCATCCGGGGCGGGGCGGCAGATGCCGGGATCGGCCGCAAGATGGAACAGGCTGAGAAGATGGCCCACGAGCTGAAGCTCCCGATCGTGCGGATGATCGATGGCACCGGCGGGGGAGGCTCGGTCAAGACGCTCGAGATGATCGGCGCCACTTACATTCCCGCCGTCCACATGTGGGGCGAGGTGGTGAAAAATCTCGATACCGTGCCGGTCGTGGCGCTGGCGCTGGGCCCGACGGCAGGCCTTGGCGCGGCCCGGATCGCGGCCAGCCACTATTCGGTGATGGTGCGCGGCCTGTCCCAGATTTTCGCCGCCGGTCCGGCCGTGGTCGATGCAATGGGCACGGCCTGGAAAGACGAAGGCTCGGTCAACCACGAGGAAGCCAAGGAAGCACTAGGCGGCTCTGCGATCCACACCCGCAACGGCGTGGTCGATGACGAAGTGGCCAGCGAGGCCGAGGCCTTTGCCCGTGCGCGGCACTTCCTGGGCTTCATGCCCGAATATGTCGGGGCCCCTGCCCGCCGAATCGAAAGCGGCGATCCCGCGGGCCGGCGCGAGGAGGCGCTGCTCAGCCTGGTCCCACGCGGCGACAAGGAAGTCTACTCGATGCGCCGGGCCATGGACCTGGTGTTTGATCGGGGCACCGTGTTCGAAATCGGGCGGGCCTGGGGCCGCGCCGCGATCACCGCGCTGGCGCGGCTCGATGGCTGGCCGGTGATGGTCCTGGCCAGCGATCCCAGCTTCCTGGGCGGATCGTGGGACGCCAAGACCAGCGAGAAGGTGGAACGCTTCGTCAAGCTGGCTGACCTGTTCCGCCTGCCGATCGTCCACCTGGTCGACAACCCCGGCTTCATGATCGGGCGCGAGGCCGAGATTGCCGGGACGATCCGCTATGGCGTCCAGGCGATGAACGCGATCTACAAGGCGACCGTGCCGCTGGCCTCAGTGGTCTTGCGCCGGGCCTATGGCATTGCTGGCAGCGCGATGTCGAATGCCGATACCTACCAGTACCGCTATTGCTGGCCTTCGGGCGACTGGGGCAGTCTGCCGATCGCGGGCGGACTGGAAGTGGCCTACAAGTCGGAGATCGAGGCCGCCGAGGACCCGGCGGCCGAGCTGGAAGCGATCCGCGCGCGGCTGGCAAAGGTCACCTCACCCTTCCGCAGCGCCGAGCGCTTCAATGTCGAGGACATCATCGACCCGCGCGATACCCGGCCCTTGCTGTGCGAATTTGCCGAACTGGCCTGGCGGCGCTTGGGGGCGGATCAACCGCCGAGATAG
- a CDS encoding multidrug effflux MFS transporter: protein MPSVSPPAPGASLGEREFVALMAMIMALQALCIDSMLPALGITAEDLGVRDPNQRQLIVGVYLIAAGVGALFPGALADRFGRRPVLFVSLAAYVALSLACALVTDFTVMLVLRAAQAVTSAGLSVLPNAIIRDRFAGDRMARAQSTVAVIFMIVPMAAPSFGQAILAVASWRWIFGGMALLGLAVWLWAWIRLPETLDPANRQSIAPRAIVANMWTAASNRASMGYVIGAALLVSGLFGYINSAQQLVAEHFGAGATFPLIFAVMAGGMAVANFFNSRIVERFGARRVSHTALLAFIVVSSVQVWLAHQPHQTLWQFVPVMGLNMCLMGFLGANFGSIALQPFARIAGAASSFQMFVRMAVAASLGAMIGQAYDGTARPLAWALLAGGIAALVLVLYSEQGRLFRRLTPPGVVRPVPNPDVR, encoded by the coding sequence ATGCCATCCGTGAGTCCCCCTGCACCAGGCGCGAGCCTGGGTGAGCGCGAATTCGTCGCGCTGATGGCGATGATCATGGCGCTGCAGGCGCTGTGCATCGATTCGATGCTGCCCGCCCTGGGCATCACGGCCGAGGACCTGGGGGTGCGCGATCCCAACCAGCGGCAGCTGATCGTCGGCGTCTACCTGATCGCTGCCGGGGTAGGTGCGCTGTTCCCGGGCGCCCTGGCCGACCGGTTTGGCCGCCGTCCGGTGCTGTTTGTCAGCCTGGCGGCCTATGTCGCGCTGTCGCTGGCTTGCGCGCTGGTGACGGATTTTACCGTCATGCTGGTGCTGCGCGCCGCCCAGGCGGTGACCAGCGCCGGCCTTTCGGTTCTGCCCAACGCGATCATCCGTGACCGCTTTGCGGGCGACCGGATGGCACGGGCGCAATCGACCGTGGCGGTGATCTTCATGATCGTGCCGATGGCCGCGCCGAGCTTTGGCCAGGCCATTCTTGCGGTGGCGAGCTGGCGCTGGATTTTCGGCGGCATGGCGCTGCTGGGGCTGGCAGTCTGGCTATGGGCCTGGATTCGGCTGCCGGAAACGCTCGATCCGGCCAATCGCCAGTCGATCGCCCCGCGCGCAATCGTGGCCAATATGTGGACCGCCGCGAGCAACCGTGCCTCGATGGGTTATGTCATCGGCGCTGCGCTGTTGGTCTCCGGCCTGTTCGGCTATATCAATTCCGCCCAGCAGCTGGTGGCGGAACACTTTGGGGCCGGCGCGACCTTCCCGCTGATCTTTGCCGTGATGGCGGGCGGCATGGCCGTGGCCAACTTCTTCAACTCGCGGATCGTCGAGCGCTTCGGGGCGCGGCGAGTATCGCATACCGCCTTGCTGGCCTTTATCGTGGTCAGCTCGGTGCAGGTCTGGCTGGCGCATCAGCCGCATCAGACGCTGTGGCAGTTTGTACCGGTGATGGGCCTCAACATGTGCCTGATGGGCTTTCTCGGCGCCAACTTCGGTTCGATTGCCCTGCAGCCTTTCGCCCGGATTGCCGGTGCGGCCAGTTCGTTCCAGATGTTCGTGCGGATGGCCGTGGCGGCCAGTCTCGGCGCGATGATCGGCCAGGCTTACGATGGCACCGCGCGGCCCCTGGCCTGGGCGCTGCTGGCGGGAGGGATCGCCGCACTGGTGCTGGTGCTGTACAGCGAGCAGGGCCGCCTGTTCCGCCGCCTCACCCCGCCGGGGGTTGTGCGGCCCGTCCCGAACCCGGATGTGAGATAG